TCCCGTCAGACCCACTCGCGAAGAGGCCGAGGCCGCTGTCCGCACCCTGCTGTCGTGGGCCGGTGACGACCCCGCCCGTGAAGGGCTGATCGATACGCCCAAGCGCGTCGCCAAGGCCTACGCGGACTGGTTCAGCGGCTACGCGATCGATCCCGACGAGTACCTGGCGCGCACGTTTGAAGAAGTCGCCGGTTATGACGAGCTGATCGTGCTTCGTGACATCCGCTTCGAGAGTCACTGCGAGCACCACATGGCGCCGATCATCGGCCGCGCGCACGTTGGCTACCTGCCCGACGGCAAGGTGGTGGGGATCAGCAAGCTGGCACGGGTGGTCGATGCCTACGCACGGCGCCTGCAGGTGCAGGAGAAAATGACCGCGCAGATCGCCGATTGCATCCAGCGCGTGCTGCAGCCGCGCGGCGTCGGCGTGGTGATCGAGGCCAGCCATGGCTGCATGACCACCCGCGGCGTGCACAAGCGCGGGGTGGCGATGGTCACCTCCAAAATGATGGGCGGCTTCCGCGAGGACGGCCGCACCCGCGCCGAGTTCCTGCAGTTCATTGGCAGCCCGGCGCGCAGCTGACTGCGGCTGCTTCGTGATCCGGTCGATACATTCGGCTCTGTATTCTGCGGCCATGTCCAGCCAACCCGCCCCGCATCCGGCCGACGCGCCGGCAGACCCGCAGCGCCCCGCCGTCACACCTTCTGGTGCGCATTCCCTCGCGTCCCGCTATCGCGCTGTACGCGCGCGCAGCGTTGCTCTGGCCGAGCCGGTGTCGGCGGAAGACGCAATGCTGCAGTCGATGGAAGAAACCAGTCCGACCAAGTGGCACCTGGCGCACACCACGTGGTTCTTCGAGCGATTCGTGCTGGCCGGGAGCGGAGGCTACCAGGCGGTCAACGCCAACTGGGACTATCTGTTCAACAGCTATTACCAGAGCGTCGGCCCCATGCACGCGCGACACCGGCGCGGGATGCTCTCGCGGCCCTCGCTCGCGCAGGTGCTCGATTACCGCCGGCAGGTGGACGATCGCATGGCGCGCGCGTTCTCTGACGATCAATTTGGCACTTCGCTGCTCCAGCGCATCGAGCTGGGCCTGCATCACGAGCAGCAGCACCAGGAGCTGCTGCTGACCGACATCAAGCACGCGCTGTGGTGCAATCCCCTGAAGCCCGCCTACCGCGACGATTTGCCGGTTGCCGGCGCCGCCGCGGGTGCGCTGGACTGGCTGGGCCAGGAGGAATCCATCGTCGAGATCGGCGCCGCCGCCTGGCCGCTGGACAGCGAGCATTTTGCGTTCGACAACGAGTCGCCCCGGCATCGCGTGTTGATGCCGGCGCATGCGCTCGCCACCCGGCCGGTGACCAACGGCGAGTACCGCGACTTCGTCGAGGCCGGCGGCTACCG
The genomic region above belongs to Lysobacter avium and contains:
- the folE gene encoding GTP cyclohydrolase I FolE — encoded protein: MADPVRPTREEAEAAVRTLLSWAGDDPAREGLIDTPKRVAKAYADWFSGYAIDPDEYLARTFEEVAGYDELIVLRDIRFESHCEHHMAPIIGRAHVGYLPDGKVVGISKLARVVDAYARRLQVQEKMTAQIADCIQRVLQPRGVGVVIEASHGCMTTRGVHKRGVAMVTSKMMGGFREDGRTRAEFLQFIGSPARS
- the egtB gene encoding ergothioneine biosynthesis protein EgtB; the protein is MSSQPAPHPADAPADPQRPAVTPSGAHSLASRYRAVRARSVALAEPVSAEDAMLQSMEETSPTKWHLAHTTWFFERFVLAGSGGYQAVNANWDYLFNSYYQSVGPMHARHRRGMLSRPSLAQVLDYRRQVDDRMARAFSDDQFGTSLLQRIELGLHHEQQHQELLLTDIKHALWCNPLKPAYRDDLPVAGAAAGALDWLGQEESIVEIGAAAWPLDSEHFAFDNESPRHRVLMPAHALATRPVTNGEYRDFVEAGGYRDAALWLSDGWARVNQDAWQRPLYWDEASECEFTLGGMRPIDTHAPVSHLSYYEADAFARWAGARLPTEVEWENAAASVAVAGNFVDQGYLHPVPPQRYVESADAGGPRQMFGDVWEWTSSAYTAYPGFREMPGSLGEYNGKFMSGQQILRGGSCASPRDHLRASYRNFFHAPDRWQFSGLRLARDA